A single region of the Streptomyces sp. NBC_01262 genome encodes:
- a CDS encoding DsrE family protein has protein sequence MAKKLVIKVTAGADAPERCSQAFTVAAVAVASGVEVSLWLTGESAWFALPGRAAEFELPHAAPLPELIEGILAGGGITLCTQCAARREISAEDVLDGIRIAGAQVFVSEIMPDGVQALVY, from the coding sequence ATGGCGAAGAAGCTCGTGATCAAGGTGACGGCAGGCGCTGACGCGCCCGAGCGCTGCTCGCAGGCGTTCACGGTGGCGGCCGTGGCGGTGGCCAGCGGCGTCGAGGTCTCCCTCTGGCTGACCGGTGAGTCCGCGTGGTTCGCCCTGCCCGGCAGAGCCGCCGAGTTCGAGCTGCCGCACGCCGCCCCGCTCCCCGAGCTGATCGAGGGGATCCTGGCGGGCGGCGGGATCACGCTGTGCACGCAGTGCGCGGCCCGGCGCGAGATCTCGGCGGAGGATGTGCTGGACGGCATCCGGATCGCGGGGGCGCAGGTCTTCGTCAGCGAGATCATGCCCGACGGCGTCCAGGCCCTCGTCTACTGA
- a CDS encoding aromatic ring-hydroxylating oxygenase subunit alpha, whose product MTTPTSLPDSLIATLPGSYYTDPAVFAQEQEHIFETMWFCVARSSELAKPGAFRTVEVGRESILVTRSRDNSVRAFFNVCRHRGAKLCTEETGEVKRAFQCPYHAWTYDLNGKLIAAPNLTKMPDVGRTEYGLVSVAVREWLGYVWVCLAENPPSFDEDVLGAVVTRLGDLESIERYDIDNLEVGKRIVYDVKANWKLIIENFMECYHCATIHPELTEVLPEFADGYAAQYYVGHGAEFGADIQGFTVDGSEGVDRIPGVSEDQDRRYYAITIQPQVFINLVPDHVIFHRMYPVAADRTIVECDWLYLPGVVESGKDVSRSVELFDRVNRQDFDACERTQPGMSSRLYAKGGVLVPSEHHIGAFHDWVQQKLA is encoded by the coding sequence GTGACGACCCCGACCAGCCTGCCGGACAGCCTGATCGCCACCCTCCCCGGTTCCTATTACACGGATCCCGCGGTCTTCGCCCAGGAGCAGGAGCACATCTTCGAGACGATGTGGTTCTGCGTCGCCCGCTCCTCCGAGCTGGCGAAGCCGGGCGCCTTCCGGACGGTCGAGGTCGGCCGCGAGAGCATTCTGGTCACCCGGTCGCGCGACAACTCGGTCCGCGCCTTCTTCAACGTCTGCCGGCACCGTGGCGCCAAGCTGTGCACAGAGGAGACCGGCGAGGTCAAGCGGGCCTTCCAGTGCCCGTACCACGCCTGGACCTACGACCTCAACGGCAAGCTGATCGCCGCCCCCAACCTCACCAAGATGCCCGACGTCGGCCGCACCGAGTACGGCCTGGTGAGCGTCGCCGTGCGCGAGTGGCTCGGCTACGTGTGGGTCTGCCTGGCCGAGAACCCGCCCTCCTTCGACGAGGACGTCCTCGGCGCGGTCGTCACCCGCCTCGGCGACCTGGAGTCGATCGAGCGCTACGACATCGACAACCTCGAAGTCGGCAAGCGGATCGTCTACGACGTGAAGGCGAACTGGAAGCTCATCATCGAGAACTTCATGGAGTGCTACCACTGCGCCACGATCCACCCGGAGCTCACCGAGGTCCTCCCCGAGTTCGCCGACGGCTACGCCGCCCAGTACTACGTCGGCCACGGCGCCGAGTTCGGCGCGGACATCCAGGGCTTCACGGTCGACGGCTCGGAGGGCGTGGACCGCATACCGGGCGTCAGCGAGGACCAGGACCGCCGCTACTACGCGATCACGATCCAGCCGCAGGTCTTCATCAACCTCGTCCCCGACCACGTCATCTTCCACCGGATGTACCCGGTCGCCGCCGACCGCACGATCGTCGAGTGCGACTGGCTCTACCTCCCGGGCGTCGTGGAGTCCGGCAAGGACGTCAGCCGCTCCGTCGAGCTCTTCGACCGCGTCAACCGCCAGGACTTCGACGCCTGCGAGCGCACCCAGCCCGGCATGAGCTCCCGCCTCTACGCCAAGGGCGGCGTCCTGGTCCCCAGCGAGCACCACATAGGCGCGTTCCACGACTGGGTCCAGCAGAAGCTGGCCTGA
- a CDS encoding S-(hydroxymethyl)mycothiol dehydrogenase: MAHQVRAVVALAKGAPVSLETIIVPDPGPGEALVKIQACGVCHTDLHYREGGINDDFPFLLGHEASGIVESVGEGVTDVAPGDFVILNWRAVCGQCRSCTRGRPQYCFNTHNAKQKMTLLDGTELSPALGIGAFAEKTLVHAGQCTKVDPTASPAVAGLLGCGVMAGIGAAINTGGVGRGDSVAVIGCGGVGDAAIAGARLAGAAKIIAVDIDDRKLETAKKMGATHTVNSKATDPVEAIQALTDGNGADVVIEAVGRPETYKQAFYARDLAGTVVLVGVPTPEMKLELPLLDVFGRGGSLKSSWYGDCLPSRDFPMLIDLYLQGRLDLGAFVTETIELGDVEKAFERMHHGDVLRSVVVL, translated from the coding sequence ATGGCTCACCAGGTCCGTGCTGTAGTCGCCCTTGCCAAGGGCGCTCCCGTCAGCCTCGAAACGATCATCGTGCCGGACCCGGGGCCTGGCGAAGCCCTCGTGAAGATCCAGGCCTGCGGGGTCTGTCACACCGACCTGCACTACCGCGAGGGCGGGATCAACGACGACTTCCCCTTCCTCCTCGGCCACGAGGCGTCGGGCATCGTCGAGTCCGTCGGCGAGGGCGTCACAGATGTCGCCCCCGGCGACTTCGTCATCCTCAACTGGCGCGCCGTCTGCGGCCAGTGCCGGTCCTGCACGCGCGGCCGGCCCCAGTACTGCTTCAACACCCACAACGCCAAGCAGAAGATGACCCTGCTCGACGGCACCGAGCTCTCCCCGGCGCTCGGCATCGGCGCCTTCGCCGAGAAGACCCTCGTCCACGCCGGCCAGTGCACCAAGGTCGACCCCACCGCCTCCCCGGCCGTCGCCGGGCTCCTCGGCTGCGGCGTCATGGCCGGCATCGGCGCCGCCATCAACACCGGCGGGGTCGGGCGCGGCGACTCCGTCGCCGTCATCGGCTGCGGCGGCGTCGGCGACGCGGCCATCGCCGGTGCGCGGCTCGCGGGCGCGGCGAAGATCATCGCGGTCGACATCGACGACCGCAAGCTGGAGACGGCGAAGAAGATGGGCGCCACTCACACCGTCAACTCCAAGGCGACCGACCCCGTCGAGGCCATCCAGGCCCTCACCGACGGCAACGGCGCCGATGTCGTCATCGAGGCGGTCGGCCGCCCCGAGACGTACAAGCAGGCCTTCTACGCCCGCGACCTTGCCGGGACCGTGGTCCTGGTCGGTGTCCCGACGCCCGAGATGAAGCTGGAGCTTCCGCTGCTCGACGTCTTCGGGCGCGGCGGCTCGCTGAAGTCCTCCTGGTACGGGGACTGCCTGCCCAGCCGGGACTTCCCGATGCTCATCGATCTCTACCTGCAGGGGCGGCTGGACCTGGGGGCGTTCGTGACGGAGACGATCGAGCTCGGCGATGTCGAGAAGGCGTTCGAGCGGATGCACCACGGTGACGTGCTCCGGTCCGTCGTGGTCCTGTAG
- a CDS encoding NAD(P)/FAD-dependent oxidoreductase yields the protein MRTVAVVGASLAGLSAARCLRKQGFDGRLILIGDEPHRPYDRPPLSKEFLAGTMDESALSLEADGEDLGAEWLLGMRATGFDRDERLVRLADGSAVRADGFVIATGAAARTLPGAEGLAGVHTLRTLDDARALRDDLARGGRLVVIGGGFIGAEVASTAYALGLEVTVVEVAPTPLAGPLGHEMGTVVSSLHADHGVRLLCGVGVKGLTGAERVEAVLLEDGSSLPADTVVVGVGARPNTEWLHGSGIALDNGVTCGQDGRTSVAGVVAVGDCANWYDPAAGQHRRVEHWTGALERPAAAVATLLSGGAAEPGPVRPPYFWSDQYGVKIQFAGHAAAADSVTVEEGSADDRSLLAVYRRAGDPVAVLGMNQPRLFMRWRKQLAQASAQASALASAVARS from the coding sequence GTGAGGACGGTGGCCGTCGTGGGCGCATCGCTCGCCGGCCTCTCAGCCGCACGCTGCCTGCGCAAGCAGGGTTTCGACGGGCGGCTGATCCTCATCGGCGACGAGCCGCACCGGCCGTACGACCGGCCGCCGCTGTCCAAGGAGTTCCTGGCGGGGACGATGGACGAATCCGCCCTCTCCCTGGAGGCGGACGGCGAGGATCTGGGCGCCGAATGGCTGCTCGGCATGCGCGCGACGGGTTTTGACCGCGACGAGCGGCTCGTGCGGCTCGCGGACGGCAGCGCCGTGCGCGCCGACGGCTTTGTCATCGCCACCGGAGCCGCCGCGCGCACGCTGCCCGGCGCCGAAGGCCTGGCCGGCGTACACACCCTGCGCACGCTGGACGACGCCCGCGCCCTGCGCGACGACCTTGCCCGTGGTGGCCGCCTCGTCGTCATCGGCGGCGGCTTCATCGGGGCGGAGGTCGCCTCGACCGCGTACGCCCTCGGGCTGGAGGTCACCGTCGTCGAGGTCGCGCCGACCCCGCTGGCGGGGCCGCTCGGCCATGAGATGGGCACGGTCGTGTCCTCGCTCCACGCGGACCACGGCGTACGGCTGTTGTGCGGCGTCGGGGTGAAGGGCCTGACCGGGGCCGAGCGGGTCGAGGCGGTCCTGCTGGAGGACGGCAGCAGCCTGCCCGCCGATACCGTCGTGGTCGGCGTGGGCGCGCGCCCGAACACCGAGTGGCTGCACGGCTCCGGCATCGCGCTGGACAACGGCGTCACCTGCGGCCAGGACGGCCGCACCAGCGTCGCCGGGGTCGTCGCGGTCGGCGACTGCGCCAACTGGTACGACCCCGCGGCCGGTCAGCACCGCCGCGTCGAGCACTGGACGGGCGCCCTGGAGCGCCCCGCCGCCGCCGTGGCCACCCTGCTCTCCGGCGGGGCCGCCGAGCCTGGGCCCGTACGGCCGCCGTACTTCTGGTCGGACCAGTACGGGGTGAAGATCCAGTTCGCGGGCCACGCCGCCGCCGCGGACAGCGTCACCGTCGAGGAGGGCTCGGCCGATGACCGCAGCCTGCTCGCGGTCTACCGCCGTGCCGGGGATCCGGTCGCGGTGCTGGGGATGAACCAGCCCCGGCTGTTCATGCGCTGGCGCAAGCAGTTGGCCCAGGCCTCTGCCCAGGCTTCGGCGCTTGCCTCGGCCGTCGCCAGGTCTTGA
- the purU gene encoding formyltetrahydrofolate deformylase has protein sequence MSPRPQPGLEYVLTLSCPDRAGLVHAVSGFLVRNSGNILQSQQFDDRLKGRFFMRVHFDVSDPNADLKTLRYRFGPVAESYGLTWTLRDASTPTRTLIMVSKFGHCLNDLLFRQRTGSLNIDIPAVVSNHRDFESLADTYGVPFFHVPVTRDTKPEAEARLLELVRELDVELIVLARYMQVLSDDLCKQLEGRAINIHHSFLPSFKGARPYNQAYDRGVKLVGATAHYVTPELDEGQIIDQDVVRVDHSLDPDELVTVGRDVEAQVLAHAVKWHSESRVMVDGNRTVVFR, from the coding sequence ATGTCCCCCCGACCGCAGCCCGGCCTTGAGTACGTACTCACGCTCTCCTGCCCCGACCGGGCCGGCCTCGTCCACGCCGTGAGCGGCTTCCTGGTCCGCAACTCAGGCAACATCCTTCAGAGCCAGCAATTCGACGACCGGCTCAAGGGCCGATTCTTCATGAGGGTCCACTTCGACGTTTCCGATCCAAACGCCGACCTGAAAACTCTGCGTTACCGATTCGGTCCCGTGGCAGAGTCCTACGGCCTGACCTGGACCCTGCGGGACGCCTCTACGCCGACCCGGACGCTCATCATGGTCTCCAAGTTCGGCCACTGCCTGAACGACCTTCTCTTCCGGCAGCGCACCGGCTCCCTCAACATCGACATCCCCGCGGTCGTCTCCAACCACCGCGACTTCGAGAGCCTCGCCGACACCTACGGCGTCCCCTTCTTCCACGTACCGGTCACCCGCGACACCAAGCCCGAGGCCGAGGCCCGGCTGCTGGAGCTCGTACGCGAGCTGGATGTCGAACTGATCGTGCTGGCCCGCTACATGCAGGTCCTCTCCGACGACCTCTGCAAGCAGCTCGAAGGCCGCGCCATCAACATCCACCACTCCTTCCTGCCCAGCTTCAAGGGCGCCAGGCCCTACAACCAGGCCTACGACCGAGGCGTGAAGCTGGTCGGCGCCACCGCCCACTACGTCACCCCCGAGCTCGACGAGGGCCAGATCATCGACCAGGACGTCGTCCGCGTCGACCACTCCCTGGACCCCGACGAGCTGGTGACGGTGGGCCGGGACGTGGAGGCCCAGGTGCTCGCGCACGCCGTGAAGTGGCACAGCGAGAGCCGCGTCATGGTCGACGGCAACCGCACGGTGGTCTTCCGCTGA
- a CDS encoding DUF3099 domain-containing protein, with translation MDAPKRHHLYFAMMGSCVTLFVLAWGVVRLWSVPAAVAMCVVAMVIPPFAAIVANRRNPGERWFDESGDPESDRWWREMDDDRRQ, from the coding sequence ATGGACGCCCCGAAGCGCCATCACCTCTACTTCGCCATGATGGGCAGTTGCGTCACGCTGTTCGTCCTGGCGTGGGGCGTCGTGCGCCTGTGGTCGGTCCCGGCCGCCGTGGCGATGTGCGTCGTGGCCATGGTGATCCCGCCCTTCGCGGCGATCGTCGCGAACCGCCGGAATCCCGGCGAGCGCTGGTTCGACGAGTCCGGGGACCCGGAATCCGACCGCTGGTGGCGGGAGATGGACGACGACCGTCGTCAGTAG
- a CDS encoding bifunctional 3-phenylpropionate/cinnamic acid dioxygenase ferredoxin subunit — translation MKIPVCRLADLPRGEAFRLELDPPVSVFHTDDGEVFAIDDTCTHQDASLADGWLEGCEVECPLHASKFDLRTGAVDSPPAKLPVRTHQVLVEDGMIYVEPSEAAPNLPPCVGARLTGGAGGPA, via the coding sequence ATGAAGATTCCTGTGTGCCGGCTCGCGGATCTACCGCGAGGCGAGGCCTTCCGGCTCGAACTCGACCCGCCCGTCTCGGTGTTCCACACCGACGACGGAGAGGTTTTCGCCATCGACGACACGTGCACGCACCAGGACGCCTCGCTCGCGGACGGCTGGCTGGAGGGCTGCGAGGTCGAATGTCCTCTGCACGCCTCCAAGTTCGACCTGCGCACCGGTGCCGTGGACTCGCCTCCGGCGAAGCTCCCGGTCCGTACCCACCAGGTCCTGGTCGAGGACGGCATGATCTACGTCGAGCCGTCCGAGGCCGCTCCGAATCTGCCGCCCTGTGTCGGCGCCCGGCTCACCGGTGGCGCCGGAGGTCCCGCGTGA
- a CDS encoding MBL fold metallo-hydrolase, translating into MTIRIDHVVTSGTFSLDGGTWDVDNNVWIVGDDTEAIVIDAAHDAEAIAEALGGRTLRAIVCTHAHNDHIDAAPALAAATGAPILLHPDDLPLWKQTHPERSPDGELADGQTITVGGAELTVLHTPGHAPGAVCLYAPALGAVFTGDTLFCGGPGATGRSFSHFPTIIDSIRERLLTLPPETAVHTGHGDGTSIGAEAPALDEWIKRGH; encoded by the coding sequence ATGACCATCCGAATCGACCACGTCGTAACCAGTGGCACCTTCTCCCTCGACGGCGGTACCTGGGACGTCGACAACAACGTCTGGATCGTCGGCGACGACACCGAGGCGATCGTGATCGACGCGGCGCATGACGCCGAGGCGATCGCGGAAGCGCTCGGGGGCCGGACGCTTCGCGCCATCGTGTGTACGCATGCGCACAACGACCACATCGACGCCGCGCCGGCGCTCGCGGCGGCGACCGGGGCGCCGATCCTGCTGCACCCGGACGACCTGCCGTTGTGGAAGCAGACGCATCCGGAGCGCTCGCCGGACGGCGAACTGGCCGACGGCCAGACGATCACGGTGGGCGGGGCGGAGCTGACCGTGCTGCATACGCCGGGCCATGCGCCGGGTGCGGTGTGCCTGTACGCGCCCGCGCTGGGCGCGGTCTTCACCGGGGACACGCTGTTCTGCGGTGGGCCGGGGGCGACCGGCCGGTCGTTCTCGCACTTTCCGACGATCATCGACTCGATCCGGGAGCGGCTGCTGACGCTGCCGCCGGAGACGGCCGTCCACACCGGTCACGGCGACGGCACCAGCATCGGCGCGGAGGCGCCGGCGCTGGACGAATGGATCAAGCGCGGCCACTGA
- the betA gene encoding choline dehydrogenase has translation MAPLQYDYVIVGGGSAGSALANRLSADPANRVLVLEAGRPDHLWDVFIQMPAALTYPIGSRFYDWKYESEPEPHMGGRKVYHARGKILGGSSSINGMIFQRGNPMDYERWAKDPGMEKWDYHHCLPYFQRMENCLAAEDKDEFRGHEGPLVLERGPATNPLFGAFLKSVQDAGYPLTDDVNGYRQEGFAPFDRNVHRGRRLSASKAYLHPVMGKRPNLTVKTRALATRVLFEGKRAVGVEYEHGLGKKKKTYRVTSGEVILCGGAINSPQLLQLSGVGNAEELSALGIPVVHDLPGVGENMQDHLEVYVQYACKLPVSMQPYMAKWRAPFIGLQWLFRKGPASTNHFEAGGFARSNEDVDYPNLMFHFLPIAVRYDGSSPAGGHGYQVHVGPMYSDAIGSVKIKSKDPHEHPALRFNYLSTEQDRREWVEAIRVARKLLNQPSMEAYNGGEVSPGPEVETDEQILEWVAKEGETALHPSCTCKMGAATDEMAVVDPDSMKVHGVEGLRVVDASVMPYVTNGNIYAPVMMIAEKAADLILGKEPLPPSEAEYYRLRDAQSQ, from the coding sequence ATGGCTCCCTTGCAGTACGACTACGTCATCGTCGGCGGCGGCTCCGCAGGAAGCGCCCTGGCCAACCGGCTCTCCGCCGACCCGGCCAACCGTGTGCTCGTGCTCGAAGCCGGCCGTCCCGACCATCTGTGGGACGTCTTCATCCAGATGCCCGCTGCTCTGACCTATCCCATCGGCAGCCGCTTCTACGACTGGAAGTACGAGTCCGAGCCCGAGCCCCACATGGGCGGCCGCAAGGTCTACCACGCCCGCGGCAAGATCCTCGGCGGCTCCAGCAGCATCAACGGCATGATCTTCCAGCGCGGCAACCCCATGGACTACGAGCGCTGGGCCAAGGACCCCGGGATGGAGAAGTGGGACTACCACCACTGTCTCCCCTACTTCCAGCGCATGGAGAACTGCCTCGCCGCCGAGGACAAGGACGAGTTCCGCGGCCACGAGGGCCCGCTCGTCCTGGAGCGCGGCCCCGCCACCAACCCGCTCTTCGGCGCCTTCCTGAAGTCCGTACAGGACGCCGGCTACCCGCTGACCGACGACGTCAACGGCTACCGCCAGGAGGGCTTCGCGCCCTTCGACCGCAACGTCCACCGGGGCCGCCGCCTCTCGGCCTCCAAGGCCTACCTCCACCCGGTCATGGGCAAGCGGCCCAACCTCACGGTCAAGACCCGGGCGCTGGCTACCCGCGTCCTGTTCGAGGGCAAGCGCGCGGTCGGCGTCGAGTACGAGCACGGCCTCGGCAAGAAGAAAAAGACCTACCGCGTCACCTCCGGCGAGGTAATCCTCTGCGGCGGCGCCATCAACTCCCCACAGCTCCTGCAGCTGTCGGGCGTGGGCAACGCGGAGGAACTGAGCGCGCTGGGCATCCCCGTCGTCCACGACCTCCCCGGCGTCGGCGAGAACATGCAGGACCACCTTGAGGTCTACGTCCAGTACGCCTGCAAGCTGCCCGTCTCCATGCAGCCGTACATGGCCAAGTGGCGCGCGCCCTTCATCGGCCTCCAGTGGCTGTTCAGAAAGGGCCCGGCGTCCACCAACCACTTCGAGGCCGGCGGCTTCGCCCGCAGCAACGAGGACGTCGACTACCCCAACCTGATGTTCCACTTCCTGCCGATCGCCGTCCGCTACGACGGCTCCTCCCCGGCGGGCGGCCACGGCTACCAGGTGCACGTCGGGCCCATGTACTCCGACGCCATCGGCTCGGTGAAGATCAAGAGCAAGGACCCGCACGAGCACCCGGCGCTGCGCTTCAACTACCTCTCGACCGAGCAGGACCGCCGGGAGTGGGTCGAGGCCATCCGCGTCGCGCGCAAGCTGCTCAACCAGCCCTCGATGGAGGCGTACAACGGCGGCGAGGTCTCTCCGGGCCCCGAGGTCGAGACGGACGAGCAGATCCTGGAGTGGGTGGCCAAGGAGGGCGAGACCGCCCTCCACCCCTCCTGCACCTGCAAGATGGGCGCCGCCACCGACGAGATGGCGGTCGTCGACCCGGACTCGATGAAGGTCCACGGCGTCGAGGGCCTGCGGGTCGTGGACGCCTCGGTGATGCCGTACGTCACCAACGGCAACATCTACGCCCCCGTGATGATGATCGCCGAGAAGGCCGCGGACCTCATCCTCGGCAAGGAGCCCCTCCCGCCCAGCGAGGCGGAGTACTACCGGCTCCGCGACGCCCAGTCCCAGTGA
- a CDS encoding FABP family protein, which produces MIEIPSDLHPELVPLVFLLGRWEGAGVFDFPGDEKCNFGQELSFTHDGRPFLEYVSRTWVLDGEGKKLRPLENESGFWRIDKDRKVEVTTTRDSGVVEIWYGELAEGKPQVDLVTDAVARIPSAPEYGGGKRLYGYVNSDLMWVGEKTTPSVPLRPYMSAHLKKVVDPREWAKDLKDLPDDGIAFFR; this is translated from the coding sequence ATGATCGAGATCCCGTCCGACCTGCACCCCGAGCTCGTGCCGCTGGTGTTCCTCCTGGGCCGCTGGGAGGGTGCGGGAGTCTTCGACTTCCCCGGCGACGAGAAGTGCAACTTCGGCCAGGAACTGTCCTTCACCCACGACGGCCGGCCCTTCCTGGAGTATGTGTCGAGGACCTGGGTGCTGGACGGCGAGGGCAAGAAGCTCCGCCCGCTGGAGAACGAGTCCGGCTTCTGGCGGATCGACAAGGACCGAAAGGTCGAGGTCACCACCACCCGCGACTCGGGCGTCGTCGAGATCTGGTACGGCGAGCTGGCCGAGGGCAAGCCGCAGGTCGACCTGGTCACGGACGCCGTGGCGCGGATTCCGTCCGCCCCGGAGTACGGCGGCGGGAAGCGGCTGTACGGCTACGTCAACAGCGACCTGATGTGGGTGGGCGAGAAGACGACGCCGAGCGTGCCGCTGCGCCCGTACATGTCGGCGCACCTGAAGAAGGTCGTGGACCCGCGCGAGTGGGCGAAGGACCTGAAGGACCTGCCGGACGACGGGATCGCGTTCTTCCGCTGA
- a CDS encoding IclR family transcriptional regulator, translating into MQSVDRAISVLEILAQRGEAGVSEVAGEIDVHKSTAFRLLGALEARGLVEQAGERGKYRLGFGIVRLAGAVTGRIDITQQGRPVCERLAEDIGETVNIAVMEKHFAINLFQVRGPGAVTAHNWVGQLTPLHATSSGKILLAHLPAKDRAELLSEGGLEKITPHTLTSKTKLEKNLAEARERGYAWTLEELEIGLHAMAAPVRSRDGEVVAAVSASGPSYRFTEARMHELAPVLIKGAEEISHRMGYLG; encoded by the coding sequence GTGCAGTCCGTCGACCGCGCGATCAGCGTTCTGGAGATCCTCGCCCAGCGCGGCGAGGCCGGTGTCAGCGAAGTGGCCGGCGAGATCGACGTGCACAAGTCGACCGCCTTCCGGCTGTTGGGCGCCCTGGAGGCGCGCGGGCTGGTGGAGCAGGCCGGAGAGCGCGGGAAGTACCGGCTCGGCTTCGGCATCGTCCGCCTGGCCGGGGCGGTCACCGGACGGATCGACATTACGCAGCAGGGCCGTCCGGTCTGCGAGCGGCTCGCCGAGGACATCGGCGAGACCGTCAACATCGCGGTCATGGAGAAGCACTTCGCGATCAACCTCTTCCAGGTACGCGGCCCCGGCGCGGTCACCGCGCACAACTGGGTCGGCCAGCTCACCCCGCTGCACGCGACCTCCAGCGGCAAGATCCTGCTCGCCCACCTCCCCGCCAAGGACCGGGCGGAGCTGCTGTCCGAAGGCGGCCTGGAGAAGATCACCCCGCACACCCTGACCTCGAAGACCAAGCTGGAGAAGAACCTCGCCGAGGCCAGGGAGCGCGGCTACGCGTGGACCCTGGAGGAGCTTGAGATCGGCCTGCACGCCATGGCCGCGCCCGTACGCTCCCGCGACGGCGAGGTCGTCGCGGCGGTCAGCGCGTCAGGCCCGTCCTACCGGTTCACGGAAGCGCGGATGCACGAGCTGGCGCCGGTACTCATCAAGGGGGCCGAGGAGATCAGTCACCGCATGGGGTATCTGGGGTAG
- a CDS encoding 5,10-methylenetetrahydrofolate reductase: protein MRSLLQRVRYEVLPAKATEDKVLEHVPRDVVITVTASPVKGLDPTLDLTVRLAAHGYRVVPHIPARLLRDGAHLADVADWLRSVEVDDIFVPAGDAEAPAGAYQGALPVLRSLARLGDPFTHVGITGYPESHPLISDDVTIQAMWDKRAHATYIVSNLCFDPKVLGDWVTRIRRRDVTLPVHMGIAGPVERTKLLAMATKIGVGESTRFLAKHASWFARLAAPGGYSPERLLQRTAPALTAPGAAVAGLHVFTFNQIAETERWRRELLDRVGG from the coding sequence GTGAGATCGCTCCTCCAGCGGGTCCGCTACGAAGTCCTCCCCGCCAAGGCGACGGAGGACAAGGTCCTCGAACACGTCCCGCGCGACGTGGTGATCACGGTCACCGCGTCGCCGGTCAAGGGCCTCGACCCCACCCTCGACCTCACCGTCCGGCTGGCCGCCCACGGCTACCGCGTCGTCCCGCACATCCCGGCGCGGCTGTTGCGGGACGGCGCCCACCTGGCGGACGTGGCCGACTGGCTGCGTTCCGTCGAGGTGGACGACATCTTCGTACCGGCCGGCGACGCGGAGGCGCCGGCCGGCGCCTATCAGGGCGCCCTGCCGGTGCTGCGGTCCCTGGCGCGCCTGGGCGACCCCTTCACCCATGTCGGCATCACCGGCTACCCCGAGAGCCACCCTCTGATATCCGACGACGTCACCATCCAGGCCATGTGGGACAAGCGCGCCCACGCCACGTACATCGTCAGCAACCTCTGCTTCGACCCGAAGGTGCTCGGCGACTGGGTCACCCGGATCCGCCGCCGCGACGTCACCCTCCCGGTGCACATGGGGATCGCGGGGCCCGTCGAACGTACGAAGCTGCTCGCGATGGCCACCAAGATCGGCGTCGGCGAGTCGACCAGGTTCCTCGCCAAGCACGCCTCCTGGTTCGCCCGCCTCGCCGCCCCCGGCGGCTACTCCCCGGAGCGGCTCCTCCAACGCACAGCGCCCGCCCTCACCGCCCCGGGGGCGGCTGTGGCGGGCCTGCACGTCTTCACCTTCAACCAGATCGCCGAGACCGAGCGCTGGCGGCGGGAGCTGTTGGATCGCGTAGGTGGCTGA